TCAGGCTGATAGCGTACTGGCGGTGCTGGCGCCGATCGGTGGGTCAACAGGCGATGTGGTTGGCGCGCTGGTGGGCGTCTTCCAACTCAAGAACCAGCAGTTGGGAGGCGACATCCAGCGCCTGCGCATCGGTGAGCGGGGCCTGGCCTACCTGGTAGATCGTCAGGGCCGCGCCATTTACCACCCCGATGCCTCGTTGTTGGGGCAGGACCTGCGCCGCGAGGCGGTGGTGCAGCGCGTGCTGCAAGGGGACCACAACGCGCTGGTCGCCACGGCCGGCGACGAGCAGGTGGTCTACGGCTATGCCAGCGTAGCGGCGAGCGGTTGGGGTCTCATCACGCGCGAGTCGTTTGCCACCCTGACCGCCCCTGTGCGCCCCTACCTGGGCACCGCGCTATTGGTGCTTGGCCTGGGTTTGCTCCTGGGCCTGTTCTGGCTTGCTCTGGGCGCGCAGCGCATCACCGAGCCGATCAATCGCCTGGCGGCCCAGGCGGTGCGCCTGGCAGCCGGCGCCGAGGTGACGCACGTGGACGGCGGCGCCATCCGCGAACTGCAAACCCTGGCGCAGGCTTTCGATGACATGGCGCAGCAGGTGGCCGGTTCGCGGGCCGCGCAGCGCAGCTATGTGGCCGCGCTGACCCGCACACAGGAAGACGAGCGCCGCCGCATCGCCCGTGAATTGCACGACGGCACCGTGCAGGCGTTAGTCGCCATTGGGCGCCGGTTGGAGTACCTGGAAGGCAGCGCGCAAAACCCGGAGCTGGTTGGCCAGTTGGCCGCGCTGCGTCAGGAGGTGGGGGCGGCCGCAGCCGAGGTGCGGCGATTCAGTCATGAATTGCGGCCGCTGGTGCTGGAAGACCTGGGGCTGACGCCGGCCCTGCGCTACCTGGCGAATCAACTGCACGAGCAGCACGGCATCCAGGTCACGCTGACGGTGCGCGGCGCCCTGCGCGGGTTGACCGGCGATCAGGAGCTGGCGCTGTTTCGCATCTTCCAGGAAACGCTGACCAACGTGGCCAAACACGCCCAGGCCACGGGGGCCAGCGCGCTGCTCGAAAGCGATGCTGAGGGTGTTCTCTTGCAGGTGAGCGACAATGGCCGCGGTTTCACGCAGGCGCTTTCAACCGACGATTTTGCGCGTCGCGGCCATTTTGGTCTGATCGGCATCCAGGAGCGCGCCCAGCGGCTGGGTGGCCGCCTGGAAATTGAGTCGCAGCCCGGTCAAGGAGCTACCGTCCGCGTCTGGCTGCCCGTTTGATTGCCATCTACCGGCTACGGCCGCCCTCAGCTCACTGCTTTCTGCACGAGCGCGGCGATTGCTGCCTCTTGCGTGGCGGTCAACTCCTTCAGCGCGAAGGAGGCCGGCCACATGGCGCCTTCGTCGAGCCGCGCCTCGTCGGTGAAGCCGAGCGTTGCGTACCTCGTCTGGAACTTCTGCGCGCTTTGGAAGAAGCAAACGATCTTGCCGGCCCTGGCATACGCGGGCATCCCATACCAGGTTTTCGGCGAGAGGGCTGGCGCGCTGGCCTTGATAATCTCATGAAGCCGCATCGCCATGGTGCGCTCTGGTTCCGGCATCTCCGCGATCTTTGCCAGCACGTCGCTTTCGCCGGCCGCCTTGTCCTTGTTCGCGCGCGCTTCCGCCTTCAGCTCTTGGGCACGCTCCCTCATCGCCGCTCGTTCCTCAGCCGTGAATCCCTTCGACTCTTTGCTGGTCGCGGCAGCGTCCCGGACGGACTTCTGCGTGTCTTGTTTTGCAGGTTGGGTCATAAAAACTCCTCATCCTTTCGGCTCAGTCAGGTGGCGCAGTTTCTTTGCAACTCGTGTTGGGCTGCCCCCGGCTCTGGCCCACCCCGCAACCAAACGACACCCGCCGCCCATGACGGCGAACCGTGCGGCCTGCCCATCGCCAGCCCACGAACCTGGCGGGCTACTCAAACAGGTCAGAATGCCTGCCCGTGCGCTCGAAAATGATTTCGTTGCCCTGCAGCTTGTAGATCAGCAGCCAGTCTGGCTCCAGATGGCATTCGCGCCGGTCGCGGTAATTGCCCTTCAGTGGGTGGTCATAGTAGCGCTCCGCCAGCGACTCCTCGTTGATCAGCGCCGCCACGACCTGCTTGAGCTTCTCGATGTCTTTCCCGCGCCGCTGTGCCAGCCGGAGGTCGCGCTCGAACTGGCGCGTATAGTTCGGCGTGCGCATCAGATGCCCAGCCGAGTGAACATGTCTTGCGCACTGTCACACCGGACGATATTCTCACCGGCATCTGTCTCGGCAAAGGTGCGCTGCGTGACCGCGTTGGGGATGCGTACATCGAAGGGCAAGCCGCGGTTGAGCTTGACCTGCTGATAGAAAAGGGTAATCGCTTGGGTCGCCGAAAGCCCCAGTTGCGCGAAGACGTTCTCGACCTCGTCCTTGAGATTGGGATCAACTCGTGCCCGAATCATGGCTGACTTGTTCATGGACACCTCCGTTCCAAGCGGTAGTGTACCACGAATGGGATACAAAGACAAGTCCGGAAAAACGAATTCGGGTAGAAAAGAACGCGTTTCTCTGCCCGCTGTCAGGCTTCAACGGCGAATCGTCGGCCTTTCTGGTGGTTAACCGGCCGTGTTGGTTTTGGATGCCTAACGGTTTCGAGCTAAGCCTGTTTTCGACACCCCAATGGGTAGTAGGTCATCAGGCACTTGCCACAAGCCGTCGCGTAGAACATTTGAGCGAAAACAGGACTGTTCCTACAGGTTGTGTGCGATTTGCCAATGACCACAAGCTGTTGTATGGAAACATCTGTTCTATGTCGAAAACAGGCTAAGCTGCCCGGCGGAAGCGGACAGGCCGGCGGGCCAGGCGCCCCACCCTATCCGCCAGCCCGAGGTCAGCTTCAGCGAGTTGTCAGGCCGCATCTTCGCTTGGAGGTCGCGCAGTGAATGGGCCTCCCCTGACCGTTGCCCCGATGACAAGTCCGGCCGTCACCAAGACCAGGTTCTTGATAATGTATTGACCCTCGAGAGTGGGCGCAATCGGCACTACAGTGAAGCATTGCTCAGGAAAGAGGAACAAGGGAGTAATCGTGCCGAGCATCTGGAGCCATAAGAGGAGGAGCGTTGCCCGGAGGAGGTAGCCGACAATCAACCCGATCCCAATTAGGCACTCCCAGACTGCGAGAATGAACACAGCCAGCTCGGGGGTGAGAAGACCGAAGGACAGGATTGAGATAGTGTTGCCGGCGAGCGTCTGGGCAGGGCTCAGCCCGGGGAAGAACTTGAGGACGCCAAACCACAAAAAGACAACGCCAAGGCTGATGCGCAAGAAACGGATACCGTTCCGAGCCATCCACGTTGTCAACGCCGTATCTATCCGGTCGTAGCTGCGCAAGAGAGTGCTCATCTGGATTCCTCAACCGAGTGAGAGGCGGTTATTGAAAGACCCCCAAGACGGAGCTGGCGCCGCCTAACGGTTTGCGTTACCTGCGCTGGGGCGGGGACGGCAAGGCCGTCCAACTGGGAAAATGCTCAGGCGTAGAAAACTGCTTGAGATTGCCGCAGAATCCCCAGCGTCAGGTGCATGCTTTGTTAGGCGGCGTGTGCTTTAGACCGGGGCCAGCGTGCCAGTCCAAATCAGCCAGCACAGAACGCTCTTGGCTAACAGGCTCAGAATGATGTAGACGCGTTCTCCGTATAGATAATCCTTCCACGGCCCCACTTTTTTGTACTGCAACACCATGTTGATAGCGAAAATGTTGAAGAAGACAAACAGTGTGGGAACGATTGCGTATACAAAGGCTGGCGGCTTGGCGTCGCCAGAGTTGACCGCGCCCACGAAATACAGCGCGATGACCACCCACGGGACGAACCCGGCAACGCAACCGTAAATGAATGCAGTCCAGTCCGTTTTGGAAGTATGTTGGTTATGCAACTCCATCATAATGCCAAACAGGTTCATTGTGGCATTGAGTGTGAAGATCAAGATGAGCGCGCCCAGATCCCAAAGCCCAATCAACATGCCGATCAGCACGATCATTAGCGAAGAGCTCAAGGCATATTCATAGAAGCGGACTGGATTCATGCCTTTCTTCAGATTCTCCACATAACGTCCATAGCCAATCGTCGCCAGGTAGAAGTGCGCCACGGCTGAGATAAGTAGGAAGCAGGCAACAGCCGGTCCAAAGGGGAGTTCATAGAAGAGTTGGGTGTTCGGTTTCAGCGAGCGGGTTGCAACATCAAAACTCAGGTAATTGGTAAAGATAGGATAAGTAGTGGCCCTGCTGACCACGATCATGAAGATACCTTGAATGAGATGCAGGAATCCCATGATGGCGTTGAAACGCCGCAACCCTGTGAACTTGCGATCCATTACGCTGGTTGAACTGACTGTTTCGATACTCTTGGATGTCATTTTATTGTCTCCTTGTCTCCTTTTGTGCAACTGATCTGGTCAATCGCAGCATTAGCCTGAACGTTCGTATCCGCTTGCAGGATGTAACCTGCTACTCAATATCTTACCATTGGAACAACTTGCTCGCAAAAAAGCTGATAGCACTTACGAATGTCAAGCATAGAATTAGCTCCTGCCTGAAGCAGCCCAACTTCTGGCATCAGCGGCGAGCGTAGCGAGTCCGTTGCATGCCGGGGCTGGGCGGATTATTTAGGGTGCCTATTCTGCTCAATAATTGTCACAGCCCGTGCAATTCCATTCTCGGCGCGAATATGCTCCCCCAGACTGGATGCGTTCTTCCGCATCGTCATGTCGTACACAGCACACTGAATTGCGTCCGCCAGGTTCTTGAGTGTTAGGCGCTGGCGCGAAATGGGCTTAGGGCCAACCCCCAACTCATACACCCGGTGTCCCCAAAACGGTTGGTCACCAAAAAATGGTGTGATAATGGATGGGATTCCAGCTTGCAGTCCTGCGCCGGTGGTCCCCGCACCCCCATGATGCACAACCGCAGCCATCTTTGGAAATAGCCAGCTATGGGGAATTGAGCCAACGATAAATACGGTCGTCGGAAAATTCTCTTTTTTTAGCCCGCCCCAGCCCGACGATAACACCGCACGCTGACCGGTGCGCGCCAACGCTTGCAAAACCAAATCGGCGGTTTCTTCTGGTTTTCGGCTGAGCATACTGCCAAAGCCAACATAGACTGGCGGTGGGCCAGCCTGTAGGAAATTTACCAAGTCACTCGGTGGTTCCCATCCGGCGGGCGGCTCCAAAAACCAGTACCCGGTGACATGAATGTAATCCGCCCAATCGGCAGGAGGTGGTATCACTTGCGGGCTGTACCCATAGATAATCGGTTGTGATTCCCGTTGCAGGGATGCAAATGGTCCCCAGAATGGGGCGGGCGCCATCTGCAAGATCTGGGTACGAGCTTTGTTATCGGCTGAACGTAACATCTGCCACATCATCTGTTGTGCCAAGCGATGCGACCAGCCATTTGCCCATGGGGTCAACCGTGTTTGTGGTAACTGCGGCGTCAGGACACCGGGGAATTCGCTTGTCGGCGTAAACGGCATTAAGTAAGCCTGAAGAAATGGGATACCCAGCTTTTCCGCAAGAGCTAATCCGTTGGAAAGCCCGGTGAAGCCGGCAAGGATCATGTCAGAACCCTGACAAGCCACCAGCCCATTTATGGCTGATTGAAGGGCAAGTTGTTGCGCACCTTGTCCTGTAACCGCCAGAATTTTCAGGATATTGCCTTGCTCGACGATATCCTGCATCTGGCTTTGCGTCATTGTTTTCACCCCGCCGCCCATGTCAAAGAATTCCAAGCCATAGGCTGTTATCAGGTCTTGGTAATCCTGAGGAGCCAGGACCCGAACCGTATGCCCCGCTTCCTTCAATCCCTTTCCTAACGCCACATAGGGCTGAACATCGCCGCGGCTTCCTCCTGCGATTATAGTTATTTGCATAACAGGTGACTCTTCCTGACTATAGAACCAGGGGTGGATGTGCGCGCCAAGAACAGCGCCGCCTAGCCCCATTTCCAGTCAGCATAGAACAGACCGGCGATCAACAGAATGGGAAAGACGAAAATCAGCAGGTTGGGCAGGGACTCGGCATCACGCACGAAGAAGAGGGCGAACAGGACGCCGGCGACCAGGAAGGCCACGAACCCCACCGCGGGGCGTTTCCAGGCCACGATCAGCAGCGCCAGCATGCCGATGGACGGGATGTTGTGGATCAGGAAGCCGCCCAGCAACTCCAGCGGGGGCGCATCCATGCTGAACACGTCGAGGGAGAAGAGGCTGATGAAAAAGATGATCAGGATGGCCGCGATGCGGGGCGCCCAGTGGATGATCCTGGTCAGGCGGGGGCTGACCTGACCGAGGGCCTTGCGCTCGCGCCAGGCGACCACCAGCACATAGATCGCCCCATACAACAGCACCAGTGGGATAGACAGCAGCACGCTGTTGACCAGCGTCATCCACCATTGCATGAACTCCGGGTCCGCAGCCCAGTTGGCATAATTGAACGCGGCAAGGGTGAGCACGTACAGGACGATCAGGACGGTCAACAGAATCCGGTTGAACTGAGATTTCTGAGTGTCCACAGCAAAGACCTCCTTCATCATTCATCCTTCATCATCATCGGCATCCACACCATACCCGGTGCGCTCGCTGCGGCCGTGACGGTGCGCGCCTGCCCGCTCTGATCGCTAATGGTCGCGGTCGTCAGGGCCTGGGCGCCGTGCGGCCGCACCGTGAACCAGGCCTGCCCACTGGCCCGCGGGCGCAAGTTACCCAGGCTCCAGGTCAGCACACCGCCCTGCGGCTGCACCCCACCCGACGCGGCCACGAAAGTGCTGCTCGCCGGCACCGTGGCGGTCAACACGGCCGACGCCGCGCCGCCAAAACCGACCTCGTTCCAGTGCAGGTGATAGGTCACCGTGTTGGCCGCAACCACCGGCGCCGCGGTCAGCGTGTACGCGTGATCGCAGCCCCAGGAGACCCCATTGCCGCTGGCGGGCGTAAAGCGCACGGCCCGGCCCCCTTGCAGCGCCGCCGAGTTGGCATACGAGTAGAGCTGACCCACGCTGCCGGCCGCATCTTCCAGCCCCACCGTGGTGTAATCCGGCCAGCTCAACGTCTGATACTGATAGGTGACGGCGCCGGTCGGCAAATCCAGAATGATCTCGAATGTCTCCGGGTCGCCGCTGGCCCAATGCTCCACGGCCTGCCACTGCGCAATGAACGCGTTGGCCGTGGACTTGACATGTACCAGCCCCTGCGTGCCCTGCGCCGGGTTCAGGTCTTCGCCCAGCGCGGTGAGCGCGGCGTTGGGCGGGCCTTCGAAGGGAAGCATCATCTGCACGCGCGACCACCACGCGTTCGTG
This genomic window from Candidatus Amarolinea dominans contains:
- the heR gene encoding heliorhodopsin HeR — translated: MDRKFTGLRRFNAIMGFLHLIQGIFMIVVSRATTYPIFTNYLSFDVATRSLKPNTQLFYELPFGPAVACFLLISAVAHFYLATIGYGRYVENLKKGMNPVRFYEYALSSSLMIVLIGMLIGLWDLGALILIFTLNATMNLFGIMMELHNQHTSKTDWTAFIYGCVAGFVPWVVIALYFVGAVNSGDAKPPAFVYAIVPTLFVFFNIFAINMVLQYKKVGPWKDYLYGERVYIILSLLAKSVLCWLIWTGTLAPV
- a CDS encoding DUF1801 domain-containing protein → MTQPAKQDTQKSVRDAAATSKESKGFTAEERAAMRERAQELKAEARANKDKAAGESDVLAKIAEMPEPERTMAMRLHEIIKASAPALSPKTWYGMPAYARAGKIVCFFQSAQKFQTRYATLGFTDEARLDEGAMWPASFALKELTATQEAAIAALVQKAVS
- a CDS encoding type II toxin-antitoxin system RelB/DinJ family antitoxin, which gives rise to MNKSAMIRARVDPNLKDEVENVFAQLGLSATQAITLFYQQVKLNRGLPFDVRIPNAVTQRTFAETDAGENIVRCDSAQDMFTRLGI
- a CDS encoding type II toxin-antitoxin system YafQ family toxin → MRTPNYTRQFERDLRLAQRRGKDIEKLKQVVAALINEESLAERYYDHPLKGNYRDRRECHLEPDWLLIYKLQGNEIIFERTGRHSDLFE
- a CDS encoding glycosyltransferase family 1 protein gives rise to the protein MQITIIAGGSRGDVQPYVALGKGLKEAGHTVRVLAPQDYQDLITAYGLEFFDMGGGVKTMTQSQMQDIVEQGNILKILAVTGQGAQQLALQSAINGLVACQGSDMILAGFTGLSNGLALAEKLGIPFLQAYLMPFTPTSEFPGVLTPQLPQTRLTPWANGWSHRLAQQMMWQMLRSADNKARTQILQMAPAPFWGPFASLQRESQPIIYGYSPQVIPPPADWADYIHVTGYWFLEPPAGWEPPSDLVNFLQAGPPPVYVGFGSMLSRKPEETADLVLQALARTGQRAVLSSGWGGLKKENFPTTVFIVGSIPHSWLFPKMAAVVHHGGAGTTGAGLQAGIPSIITPFFGDQPFWGHRVYELGVGPKPISRQRLTLKNLADAIQCAVYDMTMRKNASSLGEHIRAENGIARAVTIIEQNRHPK
- a CDS encoding DoxX family membrane protein, whose protein sequence is MSTLLRSYDRIDTALTTWMARNGIRFLRISLGVVFLWFGVLKFFPGLSPAQTLAGNTISILSFGLLTPELAVFILAVWECLIGIGLIVGYLLRATLLLLWLQMLGTITPLFLFPEQCFTVVPIAPTLEGQYIIKNLVLVTAGLVIGATVRGGPFTARPPSEDAA
- a CDS encoding Cache 3/Cache 2 fusion domain-containing protein; amino-acid sequence: MKPAADRAHSPHSLSDRLNSLRVQAVLWLLLPFALLLLIILAVTTLAYQQVVNSLIIARDREIAVVAAERISEKLQNYADILTVLGNDPGLRADDEARRLAVLRGASEQLAPFDGGVFILDASGQLVASLAPAGVKQAPVNLEPYFRSVRTLQVPAFSDILDQPDQADSVLAVLAPIGGSTGDVVGALVGVFQLKNQQLGGDIQRLRIGERGLAYLVDRQGRAIYHPDASLLGQDLRREAVVQRVLQGDHNALVATAGDEQVVYGYASVAASGWGLITRESFATLTAPVRPYLGTALLVLGLGLLLGLFWLALGAQRITEPINRLAAQAVRLAAGAEVTHVDGGAIRELQTLAQAFDDMAQQVAGSRAAQRSYVAALTRTQEDERRRIARELHDGTVQALVAIGRRLEYLEGSAQNPELVGQLAALRQEVGAAAAEVRRFSHELRPLVLEDLGLTPALRYLANQLHEQHGIQVTLTVRGALRGLTGDQELALFRIFQETLTNVAKHAQATGASALLESDAEGVLLQVSDNGRGFTQALSTDDFARRGHFGLIGIQERAQRLGGRLEIESQPGQGATVRVWLPV